Part of the Rhipicephalus sanguineus isolate Rsan-2018 chromosome 5, BIME_Rsan_1.4, whole genome shotgun sequence genome is shown below.
ACACAGTCTCATCACAAGCGCTTATGACGTGCTTGCCACCACTATTCACTCAGTGTGGCATTATTGTCATTTTCCCCTTCATCAGTGCAGGCTGCACTGACAGCTGGTGACTGGATTTGGGATCAAGTGTGCCTGCTCTGAATGGGTGTTCGAGAGTAACATATTCTCGTCTATAGCAAGAAATCCTTTGTGGTACCTTTGCAGgcgagcagcagcaacaacagcagcaaggGGGCGTGGTGGCCGGTGCCGGTGCTGGCGCGAAAGGTGGCAATGCTACATATGGCAGGCTCGTGACACAGGACCTGCTGGCAGCCATGGCCACGGACCCGCAACACTTGCCCTACAGGTTCAGGGACTCCAGCCAGGCACCCTTGCGGAAACTGAGCGTCGACCTCATCAAGACCTACAAGCACATCAACGAGGTGGTTCTCTGGACTTAATTACGTttcaaaaccttttttttttatggtttcAAAGTTTTCATTGACGAAGTGAATGTCCTATTTGATTTGCATACTGGTAGGGTTGCCCTTTTGACAACAGCAAACATGTGCCTTACCCTATCACTGTCTTAGAAAGCACAACTTTACCAGTGTGCAGCTTCAGTTCACCCACGAAGCCGCAGTCTTGTTCTATAAATATGAATTTATATCTGATTGTTTTTGTTATTTCAAGGCATGAATTGTGCACAGTGAGGCACTAGTTTGCAGCAAAACTACAATAAATTTAATATCCACTGCCATAATATCCCCTTCAGCGACAGTGTGTACTATTGTAGACATCAACTTCGGAGGCGTGTCATGTGCTGCGTGTTTCTTCAAGcggcttgaaacgcagtgtgcacattcgtgcaggttTCCCGAGTAGACagctagcggtcatttaacttcatcgtgctgcatattgctgcagaggatcactttgctggagacactatcATGTTCAATGATCGTTCGATGTGCAGTGTTGCAGGACCAAAGTCAagagtattttcttttttctttgctcagaacgaatacaaccaaaaaacaacacatttcttcATTTGCcctcttggaatgtaatactgagtgccttggaatcatgccatgcgaatttgatgcatttgcagtcAGTGCATCATAACTTATGCCTGAAGGGTATATAGGCATAAAACAGGAAATTTTGAAGCAGGCCATGCTTCATGCTTGAAGCAGGCTCATGGGTTATGTATGTACTGTAGTAATTTACACTCCATGTGAGTTGTGTATTTAAAAAACTGCTTAATTGTTCCTAATGCCACAAAAATGCTTTTAATAACACTTCATAATGTGCTGTGCAATGGCGTCAATATTGTGAACATTGTTTACTACTTATGTGAACAATTGCTTATTATTTGAAAACTGTTCGAAAAGTACTATATGACGTTCAATTCGCTTCTGGCTCTGTTCGATCTACATTCAACTCGGTCTCAAAAATTGCTGTTTGCACGCCCTTATTTAAAAATGTAACAGAATTCTCAAATCTTGACATTTCTTTATATTCACAGGTTTCCCACTAATTGCTTTCAGTTTGCATATGTTAAACATCGGAAGTCTTGTTGCAGGTTTGTGGTGGCATACCATGCATAACCAGCGTTGGTATAATCTAGCCACGCAGCAGTAAAAAGTACAGTGTTGTGTTTGTTAATGACAGTTACAAATTCAAGCTCCTTTCACAACCTGCTGTATTCATGGAGACTTGTCAAGTCTGCCTCATCTTCTAAAGCACCCTTCGTTTTGTCTTGTTGCTACGCAGGTCTACTATGCCAAGAAGAAGCGGCGTGCGCAGCAACCCCAGGGAGATGACCAGAGCCACAAGAAAGAGCGAAAGCTGTACAATGAGGGCTTCGATGATGATAACCACGACTACATCATCCGCAATGGGGAGCGATTCTTGGACCGTTACGAGATTGACTCCCTCATCGGCAAGGGCTCCTTCGGTCAGGTGAGTGTTCACTATATGCCTTTTCCCTGTCTCACATACAACTCTTGACAAAGGTTGGTCCACCGACCAAAACTGCTGAGGAATAAGCTAACAGTTATTGCTTACTTGTAAAAGTCAGTCATTATGTATAGTCTGGCCCGTTGACAGCTATATACAGTGTGTGTGCATGCTCCAAGCAGTGCATTCTTTTTATGTAGGGCATTGGTATGCTAAATTGGCATGAAATTTGTATCAATTAAGACACCATGCTTCACGAGTGTGTGGAAAGGGCTGGCTTAAGTGCCTTCATGCTTGTCAGAAATGCATTTTACATAGTAATGATTGCCTTGCAGGTGGTAAAGGCATATGACCGAGAGGAACAGTGTTTTGTGGCCATCAAGATCATCAAGAACAAGAAGCCGTTCCTAAACCAAGCTCAAATAGAAGTTAGATTGTTAGAGATGATGAATAACCACGAGAGCAATGGCACCTGCTGTCACCTGGGCAAGGACAAAATAGGTTCGTATCTCTCTTACCTGTTGGTTATTGACATTCATGACTGATTTTTTATGAGCCACCTTGTCATGTAAACTGTACATTGTTGAATGGCATTTTAATGCGGTCCAGGATCATATGACGTGAATGGGCTCCTTCTGCTCACTTTACAACGTGCCGTCACAGTGTTTTTGTGTTGTTGCGGCTGGATATGATAGTTTCATTTATATAACTTCAGTTGTATTGTTTGTATAGTCATTATAGTCACATTCTTAGCACAAGACTGTAAATGTCTGATGTGCATCACCAGTAAttagcatatttatttatttatttatttacttatttttgtaAACTGTTGCCAAGGTAGAAGCATTCGGAATGGTGGTGTTTATCTCAGTAAAATTATTAACCATCGAATCATAGCTACACTTACGTGCCTGGATGCGTGATTCGAAGGTTCTGTGTCCAGACCCCACtgatggaaagggtgatttttcattCATATTGATTCCTTTCAGTGTATGTCATAATCGTTTAGCTACACTTAAAAACAACCAAcgatgtcccctatgctttccttggtttcattatGTACAGGTGAGCATGTTGGAACTGTAGCACAAGAAAACGTTGCATGAAAGAAAGGTAGGCGTTCACAGCAACGGTCGTGTCTTGTGCTACAGTTCCAACGTGGTCGACTTATACTGAATTGCCCCATTTTCTATTTTGCATAGTGAAGTAGCTTTGCTGCGTGTTAATGGGAGATTaaatgtatatgtgtatatgtttCCTCCCATTCCCCTGCCTGCCCTCCTGGTGTCGTTGGGAACCGCAGTGACGTTAAAGGGCCACTTCATGTGGCGCAACCATCTCTGCCTGGTGTTTGAGCTTCTCTCGTACAACCTGTACGACCTGCTTCGCAACACCAACTTCAGCGGTGTGTCACTGAACTTGACGCGCAAGTTTGCCCAGCAGATGTGCACGGCACTGGTGTTTCTCTCCAGTCCGGAACTGAGCATCATCCACTGTGACCTCAAGCCCGAGAACATTCTGTTGTGCAATCCCAAAAGGAGTGCCATCAAAATAGTGGACTTTGGCAGTTCGTGCCAGCTCGGACAGCGCATATACCAGTACATTCAGAGCCGCTTCTACCGGTCGCCCGAGGTGCTCCTCGGCATACCTTACGACATGGCCATCGACATGTGGAGTCTAGGCTGCATTTTGGTAGAAATGCACACGGGCGAGCCACTCTTCAGTGGGGCCAACGAGGTGAGCTTATATATATGGGGCCCGTGTTAGCCCTCCTTTTCATTTTTACAGCCAATCTGTTTTAGTCTGTAGACAGCAGCGCACGGTTATAACCCTGTGCCGCTGTCTTAGTAGCATTAGTAGTAGTCATAATGCAGGTCACGTGACGTGGGGGGTGAAAAAgaagtaaataaaatgaaatgatggtgatgatgcttGAATTGATGATGATGCTCAGAATTATTATAGTAATGATGGTGGCGATCATTACTCGGTACAAAATACCGGGAATCAATTTGTACCTTTGTTAATTACATTAATTAGAGGCTTACATTAATTGTAATAAAGCACTTGtgtgcttacagcttcgctgtcagaTGGTTTCAAGACGTGGAACTggcaattttattttttttatcttctttcttttgcATGCGCTTTTCAGGAGGACGTGTACATCCAGTACTGAGCAGTGAGTGACAGATGGGCTGTAGTTGATATATGTCATGGAGGAAACACCCTTTTTGCCAGTACGACTTGCGCGTCTCTTGCAAAACTAGCATTAGTTCGGCTTGTTGGTATGACATGATCCCGAAAACGGAGTATAAATGGCTAAAAAAATTAGGACAGTGCCTGTGTCCTGCGTTTCCCAGACTTTTTAGTACTATTTTTCTTGCGCTGTTTGTCATATCTTGTCCGAACTCCTTGATGGGAAAAAGTACATCTTGTGTGACACCAGATGCGAAGATCTTATTGAAACATTGTGTAAGCTTTCGTGCCCGATTTGGGGCTGCTACGAGTACCCAAGTAACGCTGACAAAATCTTTCTGCTAAAGGCGGGCAACCTTGTGCATTACTTATCTGAAATTAAACCTGTGTAATGGTTGTTCTATTGTTAGTCTGACATTGGCTAGGTTGGAAACTACACTTACAATGGCACTCAACATCTTCACATTGTCGATATCGTGCATAGCTCACTTTTTCCTTGCTATGAGAGGAAAAACCCTGATTGGTGACAGGGAAGCAAGTCGACTAAGCACTAAAAGGTTTACGAATTATTTTGTTGGATATATCTGAGCCTCCTTGTAGTTCAGTCTACCTTTTTTCTTTAAGCTTTCAATCGTAAAACTCCAGGGGTGGTCACCTATTTATGCACATGTGGCAGTGATCGGAATTGTTGCTAAGTATAATGTAGTGAAAAAGAAAATAGGACGTATAGAAGATACATTTGTCGGTCAGCACACAAACTGTTTTCTGTTGTCCTATTTTCATTGCACTGCTTTATAATCAGAATAATAGCTGTTTTCTCCTTTTATTTACGCACACTATGTGTGTTTGCATAGAATCATCCACATTGCGTTGCAGAATGTGGTGTCACGTATGGTAATACACTCAAACcccgttataacgaacacggatataacgaattatcggttataaagaagtaaatgaagaatagtcttgtcatagctacagtgttataaataaacgtttataatgaatttttggatataacgaagttatcttcgtggcagatgcaactttgttataatgaggtttgagtgtataccgTCTGTCACCACAGTCTGAGCAGGTTACTGTTGGAAGTTTTGCTAAGTACTTGCAACTAAATATCCCTTTTGCATTTACAATTTGCACAGGTGGACCAGATGAACAAAATAGTGGAAGTGCTCGGGATTCCCCCTAAGTCGCTCCTGGACAAGGCCCACAAGGCACGCAAGTACTTTGAGAAGCTACCTGACGGCAGCTTTGTGCTCAAGAAGACCAAGGACGGCAAGAAGGTGCGCTATGAGCCACGCTTTTTCTGTTTAGCAGCTACGTTTGTATATTTCTTTCTTGGAACATCCGGCTGCTCGGCTATGTACGTAGTAACCTTCATTGCATTAAAAGAACTCTAGAGATGCTAaattggtttagactgataaagtacTCGTTTAAAACTCTTATCTTTGCTAATCTTGGGGCAACAGATTGAATACTAGAGGAAAAACTGAAGCTAAAATTTTAAATTTCTCGAATTTCTTCTCAGAACTGCAGTCCAGTATGTGGAAATGAGACATTGTAGATGTCAGTGTCCATTTAGAGAGGTACTGTAACAGCTATTCAAGGCCACAAACTTTACTTTGGAAATTAGCACGTCTAAGAAAAAGTATTTATGCTAGTGAATGCACAGAATCGCAATTCATCAGACACCTCCACAACACAGGACATCTCAGTTGGGATGACTGCTTACGCCGCTGTTGGTGACACTCAAAACACACTTTTGTGGAGgttgttgcaggacccctttaaaataTATTGAACTATTTCTTCTCATCATGACTTCTCATCATTACCCTTCTGTTGGCTAATTTCTTACGAGAGGTTTAATTTCATGGAAAGCCTGATTTGTGCCATTCTTGCCCATAGAGCTGAGCAAAATACGCGAATTTTTGTGTTAATTACAAGGGATTCTGTACGGCTACCATGGGTCATGCAAACGAGTTGTATCTTGACCTGGTCTGTCTCCTCCCATTGGGCAATTTTTTTTCCCAAATAGTACCGTCCTCCCGGTACGCGGCGACTGCACGAGGTGCTTGGTGTGGAGACAGGAGGTCCCGGCGGCCGGCGGTTGGCTGAGCCGGGGCACTCCGTTGCCGACTACCTCAAGTTCCGCGACCTGGTGCTTCGCATGCTCGACTATGACCCTAAGGTAAGCTGACGAAGGCTTGGAAAACCAATAGAATGAGGGCCACCTTAgtattcaatcaaccaaaggatcaagcaggatttcgtaccgGCTACTCGACAACGGACCATGCTCACACTACCAATCGGGCGATAGAGAAATGTGCGGAATATGACTAACCCCTAAAAATATAGCGCTCATAGATTAtgagaaagcatttgattcgTTCAAAatctcagcagtcatgcaggcattaAGGAATAAGGGTGTAGTCAAACCATATATTAGTAtgctggaagaaatctacagcagctcaacagccaccatagtcctccatgaAGCAGGCCAtcaaattccaataaagaagggcttACGGCAAGGAGATACGATCCCTTCAGTGCTGTTCAACGCATGCTTGCAGGAGGTTTTCAGAGCTCTGGATTGGGGAGACTTATGGATAAGAGTCAATGGacagtaccttagtaacctgcaatACACTGATAACATTGCCTTGCTGAATAACTCAGTGGATAAATTGAAAGtaatgattactgaactggacagGGAAAGCAAaatggtaggtctgaaaattgacatgcagaaaactaaagtaatgttcaGCAGTCTCAGAAGAGAAC
Proteins encoded:
- the LOC119393322 gene encoding dual specificity tyrosine-phosphorylation-regulated kinase 1A isoform X4 — encoded protein: MVVARSDGAAAAGMDTPDDPVLLAKQSDWNKASQLFHLDSIRVKREQQQQQQQGGVVAGAGAGAKGGNATYGRLVTQDLLAAMATDPQHLPYRFRDSSQAPLRKLSVDLIKTYKHINEVYYAKKKRRAQQPQGDDQSHKKERKLYNEGFDDDNHDYIIRNGERFLDRYEIDSLIGKGSFGQVVKAYDREEQCFVAIKIIKNKKPFLNQAQIEVRLLEMMNNHESNGTCCHLGKDKIVTLKGHFMWRNHLCLVFELLSYNLYDLLRNTNFSGVSLNLTRKFAQQMCTALVFLSSPELSIIHCDLKPENILLCNPKRSAIKIVDFGSSCQLGQRIYQYIQSRFYRSPEVLLGIPYDMAIDMWSLGCILVEMHTGEPLFSGANEVDQMNKIVEVLGIPPKSLLDKAHKARKYFEKLPDGSFVLKKTKDGKKYRPPGTRRLHEVLGVETGGPGGRRLAEPGHSVADYLKFRDLVLRMLDYDPKGRITPHHALQHSFFRRTADEGTNTSTSPAAIEGSSSTAASCLMLMPPQQAALNNGTSSASSSSASSGGSSSSSSGSRTRSDPASLLHSSLHCMMVPSKAVAAAAVSSSSSEARCSRGMVRLVAEPQLQPQPVQQQRLSPMDTLGYHHGYGAPYARAPEDEDSHMGLCHDSAPVVSH
- the LOC119393322 gene encoding dual specificity tyrosine-phosphorylation-regulated kinase 1A isoform X1 — encoded protein: MVVARSDGAAAAGMDTPDDPVLLAKQSDWNKASQLFHLDSIRVKREQQQQQQQGGVVAGAGAGAKGGNATYGRLVTQDLLAAMATDPQHLPYRFRDSSQAPLRKLSVDLIKTYKHINEVVYYAKKKRRAQQPQGDDQSHKKERKLYNEGFDDDNHDYIIRNGERFLDRYEIDSLIGKGSFGQVVKAYDREEQCFVAIKIIKNKKPFLNQAQIEVRLLEMMNNHESNGTCCHLGKDKIVTLKGHFMWRNHLCLVFELLSYNLYDLLRNTNFSGVSLNLTRKFAQQMCTALVFLSSPELSIIHCDLKPENILLCNPKRSAIKIVDFGSSCQLGQRIYQYIQSRFYRSPEVLLGIPYDMAIDMWSLGCILVEMHTGEPLFSGANEVDQMNKIVEVLGIPPKSLLDKAHKARKYFEKLPDGSFVLKKTKDGKKYRPPGTRRLHEVLGVETGGPGGRRLAEPGHSVADYLKFRDLVLRMLDYDPKGRITPHHALQHSFFRRTADEGTNTSTSPAAIEGSSSTAASCLMLMPPQQAALNNGTSSASSSSASSGGSSSASSSGSRTRSDPASLLHSSLHCMMVPSKAVAAAAVSSSSSEARCSRGMVRLVAEPQLQPQPVQQQRLSPMDTLGYHHGYGAPYARAPEDEDSHMGLCHDSAPVVSH
- the LOC119393322 gene encoding dual specificity tyrosine-phosphorylation-regulated kinase 1A isoform X3 codes for the protein MVVARSDGAAAAGMDTPDDPVLLAKQSDWNKASQLFHLDSIRVKREQQQQQQQGGVVAGAGAGAKGGNATYGRLVTQDLLAAMATDPQHLPYRFRDSSQAPLRKLSVDLIKTYKHINEVVYYAKKKRRAQQPQGDDQSHKKERKLYNEGFDDDNHDYIIRNGERFLDRYEIDSLIGKGSFGQVVKAYDREEQCFVAIKIIKNKKPFLNQAQIEVRLLEMMNNHESNGTCCHLGKDKIVTLKGHFMWRNHLCLVFELLSYNLYDLLRNTNFSGVSLNLTRKFAQQMCTALVFLSSPELSIIHCDLKPENILLCNPKRSAIKIVDFGSSCQLGQRIYQYIQSRFYRSPEVLLGIPYDMAIDMWSLGCILVEMHTGEPLFSGANEVDQMNKIVEVLGIPPKSLLDKAHKARKYFEKLPDGSFVLKKTKDGKKYRPPGTRRLHEVLGVETGGPGGRRLAEPGHSVADYLKFRDLVLRMLDYDPKGRITPHHALQHSFFRRTADEGTNTSTSPAAIEGSSSTAASCLMLMPPQQAALNNGTSSASSSSASSGGSSSSSSGSRTRSDPASLLHSSLHCMMVPSKAVAAAAVSSSSSEARCSRGMVRLVAEPQLQPQPVQQQRLSPMDTLGYHHGYGAPYARAPEDEDSHMGLCHDSAPVVSH
- the LOC119393322 gene encoding dual specificity tyrosine-phosphorylation-regulated kinase 1A isoform X6 — protein: MDTPDDPVLLAKQSDWNKASQLFHLDSIRVKREQQQQQQQGGVVAGAGAGAKGGNATYGRLVTQDLLAAMATDPQHLPYRFRDSSQAPLRKLSVDLIKTYKHINEVVYYAKKKRRAQQPQGDDQSHKKERKLYNEGFDDDNHDYIIRNGERFLDRYEIDSLIGKGSFGQVVKAYDREEQCFVAIKIIKNKKPFLNQAQIEVRLLEMMNNHESNGTCCHLGKDKIVTLKGHFMWRNHLCLVFELLSYNLYDLLRNTNFSGVSLNLTRKFAQQMCTALVFLSSPELSIIHCDLKPENILLCNPKRSAIKIVDFGSSCQLGQRIYQYIQSRFYRSPEVLLGIPYDMAIDMWSLGCILVEMHTGEPLFSGANEVDQMNKIVEVLGIPPKSLLDKAHKARKYFEKLPDGSFVLKKTKDGKKYRPPGTRRLHEVLGVETGGPGGRRLAEPGHSVADYLKFRDLVLRMLDYDPKGRITPHHALQHSFFRRTADEGTNTSTSPAAIEGSSSTAASCLMLMPPQQAALNNGTSSASSSSASSGGSSSASSSGSRTRSDPASLLHSSLHCMMVPSKAVAAAAVSSSSSEARCSRGMVRLVAEPQLQPQPVQQQRLSPMDTLGYHHGYGAPYARAPEDEDSHMGLCHDSAPVVSH
- the LOC119393322 gene encoding dual specificity tyrosine-phosphorylation-regulated kinase 1A isoform X7, with protein sequence MATDPQHLPYRFRDSSQAPLRKLSVDLIKTYKHINEVVYYAKKKRRAQQPQGDDQSHKKERKLYNEGFDDDNHDYIIRNGERFLDRYEIDSLIGKGSFGQVVKAYDREEQCFVAIKIIKNKKPFLNQAQIEVRLLEMMNNHESNGTCCHLGKDKIVTLKGHFMWRNHLCLVFELLSYNLYDLLRNTNFSGVSLNLTRKFAQQMCTALVFLSSPELSIIHCDLKPENILLCNPKRSAIKIVDFGSSCQLGQRIYQYIQSRFYRSPEVLLGIPYDMAIDMWSLGCILVEMHTGEPLFSGANEVDQMNKIVEVLGIPPKSLLDKAHKARKYFEKLPDGSFVLKKTKDGKKYRPPGTRRLHEVLGVETGGPGGRRLAEPGHSVADYLKFRDLVLRMLDYDPKGRITPHHALQHSFFRRTADEGTNTSTSPAAIEGSSSTAASCLMLMPPQQAALNNGTSSASSSSASSGGSSSASSSGSRTRSDPASLLHSSLHCMMVPSKAVAAAAVSSSSSEARCSRGMVRLVAEPQLQPQPVQQQRLSPMDTLGYHHGYGAPYARAPEDEDSHMGLCHDSAPVVSH
- the LOC119393322 gene encoding dual specificity tyrosine-phosphorylation-regulated kinase 1A isoform X5; translated protein: MERQESATLPCLSTLAAEGVRDIVASTSRLLLGEQQQQQQQGGVVAGAGAGAKGGNATYGRLVTQDLLAAMATDPQHLPYRFRDSSQAPLRKLSVDLIKTYKHINEVVYYAKKKRRAQQPQGDDQSHKKERKLYNEGFDDDNHDYIIRNGERFLDRYEIDSLIGKGSFGQVVKAYDREEQCFVAIKIIKNKKPFLNQAQIEVRLLEMMNNHESNGTCCHLGKDKIVTLKGHFMWRNHLCLVFELLSYNLYDLLRNTNFSGVSLNLTRKFAQQMCTALVFLSSPELSIIHCDLKPENILLCNPKRSAIKIVDFGSSCQLGQRIYQYIQSRFYRSPEVLLGIPYDMAIDMWSLGCILVEMHTGEPLFSGANEVDQMNKIVEVLGIPPKSLLDKAHKARKYFEKLPDGSFVLKKTKDGKKYRPPGTRRLHEVLGVETGGPGGRRLAEPGHSVADYLKFRDLVLRMLDYDPKGRITPHHALQHSFFRRTADEGTNTSTSPAAIEGSSSTAASCLMLMPPQQAALNNGTSSASSSSASSGGSSSASSSGSRTRSDPASLLHSSLHCMMVPSKAVAAAAVSSSSSEARCSRGMVRLVAEPQLQPQPVQQQRLSPMDTLGYHHGYGAPYARAPEDEDSHMGLCHDSAPVVSH
- the LOC119393322 gene encoding dual specificity tyrosine-phosphorylation-regulated kinase 1A isoform X2, giving the protein MVVARSDGAAAAGMDTPDDPVLLAKQSDWNKASQLFHLDSIRVKREQQQQQQQGGVVAGAGAGAKGGNATYGRLVTQDLLAAMATDPQHLPYRFRDSSQAPLRKLSVDLIKTYKHINEVYYAKKKRRAQQPQGDDQSHKKERKLYNEGFDDDNHDYIIRNGERFLDRYEIDSLIGKGSFGQVVKAYDREEQCFVAIKIIKNKKPFLNQAQIEVRLLEMMNNHESNGTCCHLGKDKIVTLKGHFMWRNHLCLVFELLSYNLYDLLRNTNFSGVSLNLTRKFAQQMCTALVFLSSPELSIIHCDLKPENILLCNPKRSAIKIVDFGSSCQLGQRIYQYIQSRFYRSPEVLLGIPYDMAIDMWSLGCILVEMHTGEPLFSGANEVDQMNKIVEVLGIPPKSLLDKAHKARKYFEKLPDGSFVLKKTKDGKKYRPPGTRRLHEVLGVETGGPGGRRLAEPGHSVADYLKFRDLVLRMLDYDPKGRITPHHALQHSFFRRTADEGTNTSTSPAAIEGSSSTAASCLMLMPPQQAALNNGTSSASSSSASSGGSSSASSSGSRTRSDPASLLHSSLHCMMVPSKAVAAAAVSSSSSEARCSRGMVRLVAEPQLQPQPVQQQRLSPMDTLGYHHGYGAPYARAPEDEDSHMGLCHDSAPVVSH
- the LOC119393322 gene encoding dual specificity tyrosine-phosphorylation-regulated kinase 1A isoform X8, encoding MATDPQHLPYRFRDSSQAPLRKLSVDLIKTYKHINEVYYAKKKRRAQQPQGDDQSHKKERKLYNEGFDDDNHDYIIRNGERFLDRYEIDSLIGKGSFGQVVKAYDREEQCFVAIKIIKNKKPFLNQAQIEVRLLEMMNNHESNGTCCHLGKDKIVTLKGHFMWRNHLCLVFELLSYNLYDLLRNTNFSGVSLNLTRKFAQQMCTALVFLSSPELSIIHCDLKPENILLCNPKRSAIKIVDFGSSCQLGQRIYQYIQSRFYRSPEVLLGIPYDMAIDMWSLGCILVEMHTGEPLFSGANEVDQMNKIVEVLGIPPKSLLDKAHKARKYFEKLPDGSFVLKKTKDGKKYRPPGTRRLHEVLGVETGGPGGRRLAEPGHSVADYLKFRDLVLRMLDYDPKGRITPHHALQHSFFRRTADEGTNTSTSPAAIEGSSSTAASCLMLMPPQQAALNNGTSSASSSSASSGGSSSASSSGSRTRSDPASLLHSSLHCMMVPSKAVAAAAVSSSSSEARCSRGMVRLVAEPQLQPQPVQQQRLSPMDTLGYHHGYGAPYARAPEDEDSHMGLCHDSAPVVSH